From a region of the Myroides sp. JBRI-B21084 genome:
- a CDS encoding ZIP family metal transporter codes for MTYFLPFIAVFLGFLVSSVVKLKKKKVIKLLLAFSGSFLLTMTVSHLLPEVYAYVIEGKHKKNIEIIVEKEATTNYTIEPHQHSHDQHNHANETENLHENKTQIVQHNHDHDAMKQIGLFIMLGIIFQIILEYFSKGAEHGHVHSHEKITSMPWLLFGSLCLHALFEGMPISQHNHLAWAIAVHHFPIAIILTLFFIQAHLNKRIIFLFMIVFAFMTPLGTFLADNLTFLVDYYVPISAFVIGILFHISSTIIFESSEGHKFNLAKLLAILVGIALGFFI; via the coding sequence ATAACCTATTTTTTACCTTTTATTGCTGTTTTTTTAGGTTTTTTGGTTTCAAGCGTAGTAAAACTTAAAAAGAAAAAAGTTATTAAATTATTGTTAGCTTTTAGTGGCTCGTTTTTATTAACAATGACCGTTTCGCATTTATTGCCAGAAGTTTACGCTTATGTTATTGAGGGGAAACACAAAAAAAATATTGAAATCATTGTAGAAAAAGAAGCAACAACAAATTATACTATTGAACCGCACCAGCATTCACATGATCAACACAACCATGCTAATGAAACTGAAAATTTGCATGAAAATAAAACACAAATAGTGCAACATAATCACGACCATGATGCAATGAAACAAATTGGTTTGTTTATTATGTTGGGAATTATTTTTCAGATAATTTTAGAATATTTTTCAAAAGGGGCAGAACATGGTCATGTACATTCTCATGAAAAAATAACTTCTATGCCTTGGTTATTATTTGGTAGCTTGTGTTTACATGCATTGTTCGAAGGTATGCCTATAAGTCAACATAACCATTTGGCTTGGGCAATTGCAGTGCACCACTTCCCTATTGCAATTATTTTAACCTTGTTTTTTATACAAGCACATTTAAACAAAAGAATTATATTTTTGTTTATGATTGTTTTTGCTTTTATGACGCCTTTAGGAACATTTTTAGCTGATAATTTAACTTTTCTAGTTGATTATTATGTACCAATTTCGGCTTTTGTAATTGGAATTTTGTTTCATATTTCATCAACTATTATTTTTGAAAGTAGCGAAGGACATAAATTTAATTTAGCTAAACTTTTGGCTATTTTAGTAGGTATTGCGCTAGGTTTTTTTATCTAA